From Anopheles darlingi chromosome 2, idAnoDarlMG_H_01, whole genome shotgun sequence, the proteins below share one genomic window:
- the LOC125949721 gene encoding long-chain fatty acid transport protein 4 isoform X2 — protein MGWEFGLPALLITLAAVFIASGWWRWWYIAFVTAPRDIKALTRYIKLLRLVKRHAKNNATIGDIFSEFVSKQPEKTCLVCEGRSWTFREVNDYANRLANVFHSHGYKHGDVVGLLQENRPEFVATWLGLSKLGVIVPLINHNLRKNALVHSVTVANCSALIYGEALADAVAEITDTLPSSVALYQVNEAVQRPVLANAKDLATLMQSASKELPTSGIKKPDHHDKLIYIYTSGTTGLPKAAVITHSRYIFIAAAISIVAGFRSDDTFYTPLPLYHTAGGMMSIGQALIFGATVVTRKKFSASQFFTDCQKYNCTIAQYIGEMCRYILATPVSATDKAHKVRLIFGNGLRPQIWPQFVSRFNIPRVAEFYGATEGNANIVNIDNTVGAIGFVSRIIPIVYPISIIRADPATGYSEPLRGKDGLCQLCKPDEPGLFIGKIIPNNPSRAFLGYVDKGATEKKIVRDIFRKGDAAFLSGDLLVADERGNLFFKDRTGDTFRWKGENVSTSEVEAEVSNAVGYRDTVVYGVEVPNLEGRAGMAAILDPERQVDLEVLARTIKDTLPSYARPQFVRLLSKVDMTGTFKLKKLDLQEEGFDPSAIEDSVYYLTSKGQYELLTPEIYEKIKRGEVRL, from the exons ATGGGTTGGGAGTTTGGATTACCGGCGCTCCTGATCACGCTAGCCGCGGTCTTCATCGCGAGCggctggtggcgatggtggtacATTGCGTTCGTGACCGCACCGCGCGATATCAA aGCACTGACGAGGTACATTAAGCTGCTTCGATTGGTGAAGCGACACGCGAAGAATAATGCCACGATCGGCGACATCTTCTCGGAGTTCGTTTCGAAGCAACCGGAGAAGACGTGCCTGGTGTGCGAAGGTCGTTCCTGGACGTTCCGCGAG GTGAACGATTATGCGAACCGCCTAGCGAACGTGTTCCACTCGCACGGCTACAAACATGGCGATGTGGTTGGGTTGCTGCAGGAGAACCGTCCCGAGTTTGTGGCGACCTGGTTAGGACTGTCGAAGCTGGGCGTGATCGTACCACTGATCAATCACAACCTCCGGAAGAATGCTCTGGTGCACAGTGTTACGGTTGCCAACTGTAGTGCCCTGATCTACGGCGAGGCGTTGGCTGATGCGGTGGCTGAAATAACCGATACCCTACCATCATCGGTCGCTCTGTATCAGGTGAATGAGGCCGTGCAGCGACCGGTTCTTGCGAACGCCAAAGATCTGGCTACCTTGATGCAGTCCGCCTCGAAGGAATTACCGACGAGTGGTATCAAGAAACCGGACCATCACGACAAGTTGATCTACATCTACACTTCCGGTACTACGGGACTTCCGAAGGCGGCCGTCATTACACACTCGAG GTACATCTTTATCGCTGCCGCCATTTCAATCGTGGCCGGATTCCGTTCAGATGACACGTTCTACACACCGTTACCACTGTATCATACGGCGGGTGGCATGATGAGCATCGGTCAGGCTCTGATCTTCGGTGCAACCGTTGTGACGCGCAAGAAGTTCTCGGCCTCGCAGTTCTTCACCGACTGCCAGAAGTACAACTGCACG ATTGCACAGTACATCGGTGAGATGTGCCGTTACATCCTAGCCACACCGGTTTCGGCGACCGACAAGGCGCACAAGGTACGGTTGATATTCGGTAATGGACTTCGCCCCCAGATATGGCCACAGTTTGTGAGCCGGTTCAACATACCACGGGTGGCCGAATTCTACGGCGCTACTGAGGGCAATGCTAACATCGTGAACATTGACAATACGGTCGGTGCGATCGGGTTCGTATCGCGGATTATTCCGATTGTGTATCCGATTTCGATCATCCGTGCTGATCCGGCGACCGGGTACAGTGAACCGCTTCGGGGTAAGGACGGCCTGTGCCAGCTTTGCAAACCGGACGAACCCGGTCTGTTCATTGGCAAGATCATCCCGAACAATCCATCGCGAGCGTTCCTCGGCTACGTCGACAAGGGTGCTACGGAGAAGAAGATCGTGCGGGACATCTTCCGGAAGGGAGACGCGGCGTTCCTGTCCGGTGATCTGCTGGTGGCGGACGAGCGGGGTAATCTGTTCTTCAAGGATCGCACCGGTGACACGTTCCGATGGAAGGGTGAAAACGTGTCCACTAGTGAGGTGGAAGCGGAGGTCAGTAATGCGGTCGGATACAGGGATACCGTGGTGTACGGTGTCGAGGTACCGAATTTAGAAGGACGTGCCGGTATGGCGGCCATCCTGGATCCGGAGCGGCAGGTGGATTTGGAAGTGCTGGCACGCACCATCAAGGACACGCTTCCGTCCTATGCCCGGCCACAGTTTGTGCGTTTGTTATCGAAGGTCGACATGACCGGTACGTTTAAGCTGAAGAAGCTCGATCTACAGGAGGAAGGCTTCGATCCGAGTGCGATCGAGGATTCGGTTTACTATCTCACCTCGAAGGGACAGTACGAGCTGCTGACTCCGGAGATTTACGAAAAGATCAAGCGCGGTGAAGTGCGGCTGTAG
- the LOC125949721 gene encoding long-chain fatty acid transport protein 4 isoform X1, with product MNNNETVPTIVDVEKGQPEHEVARQRQTAATTAVTHANGGDGGATERSSDFSSKRPTVGRLVLLYVLQFTSVGASIAAVVLIWYYMGWEFGLPALLITLAAVFIASGWWRWWYIAFVTAPRDIKALTRYIKLLRLVKRHAKNNATIGDIFSEFVSKQPEKTCLVCEGRSWTFREVNDYANRLANVFHSHGYKHGDVVGLLQENRPEFVATWLGLSKLGVIVPLINHNLRKNALVHSVTVANCSALIYGEALADAVAEITDTLPSSVALYQVNEAVQRPVLANAKDLATLMQSASKELPTSGIKKPDHHDKLIYIYTSGTTGLPKAAVITHSRYIFIAAAISIVAGFRSDDTFYTPLPLYHTAGGMMSIGQALIFGATVVTRKKFSASQFFTDCQKYNCTIAQYIGEMCRYILATPVSATDKAHKVRLIFGNGLRPQIWPQFVSRFNIPRVAEFYGATEGNANIVNIDNTVGAIGFVSRIIPIVYPISIIRADPATGYSEPLRGKDGLCQLCKPDEPGLFIGKIIPNNPSRAFLGYVDKGATEKKIVRDIFRKGDAAFLSGDLLVADERGNLFFKDRTGDTFRWKGENVSTSEVEAEVSNAVGYRDTVVYGVEVPNLEGRAGMAAILDPERQVDLEVLARTIKDTLPSYARPQFVRLLSKVDMTGTFKLKKLDLQEEGFDPSAIEDSVYYLTSKGQYELLTPEIYEKIKRGEVRL from the exons CCGACGATAGTGGACGTGGAGAAGGGACAGCCGGAACATGAGGTGGCGCGGCAGCGGCAAACGGCGGCGACCACAGCGGTTACGCATGCCAACGGCGGTGATGGAGGAGCGACCGAGCGATCCAGCGATTTCAGCAGTaagcgaccgaccgtcggACGGCTAGTGTTGCTGTACGTGCTTCAGTTCACCAGCGTCGGTGCATCGATCGCGGCCGTTGTGCTCATCTGGTACTACATGGGTTGGGAGTTTGGATTACCGGCGCTCCTGATCACGCTAGCCGCGGTCTTCATCGCGAGCggctggtggcgatggtggtacATTGCGTTCGTGACCGCACCGCGCGATATCAA aGCACTGACGAGGTACATTAAGCTGCTTCGATTGGTGAAGCGACACGCGAAGAATAATGCCACGATCGGCGACATCTTCTCGGAGTTCGTTTCGAAGCAACCGGAGAAGACGTGCCTGGTGTGCGAAGGTCGTTCCTGGACGTTCCGCGAG GTGAACGATTATGCGAACCGCCTAGCGAACGTGTTCCACTCGCACGGCTACAAACATGGCGATGTGGTTGGGTTGCTGCAGGAGAACCGTCCCGAGTTTGTGGCGACCTGGTTAGGACTGTCGAAGCTGGGCGTGATCGTACCACTGATCAATCACAACCTCCGGAAGAATGCTCTGGTGCACAGTGTTACGGTTGCCAACTGTAGTGCCCTGATCTACGGCGAGGCGTTGGCTGATGCGGTGGCTGAAATAACCGATACCCTACCATCATCGGTCGCTCTGTATCAGGTGAATGAGGCCGTGCAGCGACCGGTTCTTGCGAACGCCAAAGATCTGGCTACCTTGATGCAGTCCGCCTCGAAGGAATTACCGACGAGTGGTATCAAGAAACCGGACCATCACGACAAGTTGATCTACATCTACACTTCCGGTACTACGGGACTTCCGAAGGCGGCCGTCATTACACACTCGAG GTACATCTTTATCGCTGCCGCCATTTCAATCGTGGCCGGATTCCGTTCAGATGACACGTTCTACACACCGTTACCACTGTATCATACGGCGGGTGGCATGATGAGCATCGGTCAGGCTCTGATCTTCGGTGCAACCGTTGTGACGCGCAAGAAGTTCTCGGCCTCGCAGTTCTTCACCGACTGCCAGAAGTACAACTGCACG ATTGCACAGTACATCGGTGAGATGTGCCGTTACATCCTAGCCACACCGGTTTCGGCGACCGACAAGGCGCACAAGGTACGGTTGATATTCGGTAATGGACTTCGCCCCCAGATATGGCCACAGTTTGTGAGCCGGTTCAACATACCACGGGTGGCCGAATTCTACGGCGCTACTGAGGGCAATGCTAACATCGTGAACATTGACAATACGGTCGGTGCGATCGGGTTCGTATCGCGGATTATTCCGATTGTGTATCCGATTTCGATCATCCGTGCTGATCCGGCGACCGGGTACAGTGAACCGCTTCGGGGTAAGGACGGCCTGTGCCAGCTTTGCAAACCGGACGAACCCGGTCTGTTCATTGGCAAGATCATCCCGAACAATCCATCGCGAGCGTTCCTCGGCTACGTCGACAAGGGTGCTACGGAGAAGAAGATCGTGCGGGACATCTTCCGGAAGGGAGACGCGGCGTTCCTGTCCGGTGATCTGCTGGTGGCGGACGAGCGGGGTAATCTGTTCTTCAAGGATCGCACCGGTGACACGTTCCGATGGAAGGGTGAAAACGTGTCCACTAGTGAGGTGGAAGCGGAGGTCAGTAATGCGGTCGGATACAGGGATACCGTGGTGTACGGTGTCGAGGTACCGAATTTAGAAGGACGTGCCGGTATGGCGGCCATCCTGGATCCGGAGCGGCAGGTGGATTTGGAAGTGCTGGCACGCACCATCAAGGACACGCTTCCGTCCTATGCCCGGCCACAGTTTGTGCGTTTGTTATCGAAGGTCGACATGACCGGTACGTTTAAGCTGAAGAAGCTCGATCTACAGGAGGAAGGCTTCGATCCGAGTGCGATCGAGGATTCGGTTTACTATCTCACCTCGAAGGGACAGTACGAGCTGCTGACTCCGGAGATTTACGAAAAGATCAAGCGCGGTGAAGTGCGGCTGTAG